A stretch of the Lactuca sativa cultivar Salinas chromosome 9, Lsat_Salinas_v11, whole genome shotgun sequence genome encodes the following:
- the LOC111902187 gene encoding uncharacterized protein LOC111902187: MVKWWWRLRVDKSALWCQVINGIHNLKKQAADQISKRNICGVCNNIAGASNEIQKVGLEYNIIFKKEIGNGQDTLFWLDVWWGNKTLKSRFPELFNIDCRKSCRVSDRISDDGFAWDWKSDPMAPDLNRNLSHLEASLGQARISNTPDTWSYTIGVNGLYTAEAFRNKLDEFTPILPGPKVEWMKEVPLKVRCFVWRAKWGRIPSAHALEVRGVQTSSTNCGHCMNCVETADHIFTQCELAVTVCNWIMNWCGTNPGDIDSTEKLLLFAANWSQCSMKRKILTMICYGMIWSLWKARNARIFNHEKRSPNQIIDDIQTLVFYWLKHRGSMGSIRWCDWIVSPFSLL, translated from the coding sequence ATGGTCAAGTGGTGGTGGAGACTAAGAGTGGACAAATCTGCCTTGTGGTGTCAGGTTATCAATGGGATACATAATCTTAAGAAGCAGGCAGCCGACCAAATTTCAAAGAGGAATATATGTGGAGTGTGCAATAATATAGCAGGGGCCTCGAACGAAATTCAGAAAGTGGGATTGGAATATAACATCATTTTCAAAAAGGAGATTGGGAATGGACAAGATACACTGTTTTGGTTGGATGTTTGGTGGGGAAACAAAACTTTAAAATCAAGGTTTCCGGAATTATTTAACATTGATTGCAGGAAAAGTTGTCGAGTCAGTGATCGTATATCAGACGATGGCTTCGCATGGGATTGGAAGTCGGACCCCATGGCACCAGATTTGAACCGAAACCTGAGCCATCTCGAAGCGTCGTTGGGGCAGGCGCGTATATCAAATACACCGGATACGTGGAGCTACACAATCGGAGTAAATGGGTTGTACACGGCGGAGGCTTTCCGGAATAAACTGGACGAATTTACCCCTATCTTACCTGGTCCTAAAGTCGAATGGATGAAAGAAGTTCCACTCAAAGTAAGGTGTTTTGTCTGGAGGGCCAAATGGGGTAGAATTCCATCAGCGCATGCTTTGGAGGTTAGAGGGGTTCAAACATCATCAACAAACTGTGGCCATTGTATGAATTGTGTTGAAACAGCAGACCATATTTTCACTCAGTGTGAGCTAGCAGTTACAGTGTGCAATTGGATCATGAATTGGTGTGGTACTAATCCGGGAGATATTGATAGCACGGAGAAACTCCTACTTTTTGCAGCAAACTGGAGTCAATGTTCAATGAAAAGGAAAATACTTACAATGATATGTTACGGGATGATCTGGAGTCTTTGGAAGGCCCGGAATGCTAGGATTTTCAATCATGAGAAAAGGAGTCCAAACCAGATCATTGATGACATTCAAACACTGGTTTTCTATTGGTTAAAACACAGGGGATCAATGGGGAGTATTAGGTGGTGTGATTGGATCGTATCTCCTTTCTCTCTTCTATAG